One stretch of Deinococcus hopiensis KR-140 DNA includes these proteins:
- the galK gene encoding galactokinase yields the protein MTSFRDVFGSEVEVTASAPGRVNLIGEHTDYNGGFVLPTVIPQRTTVRLARREDGQVRAHAADLAQEAGYLLGQEAQTGSWVDYLAGITQELTRAGIALSGFDVQVTSNVPRGSGLSSSAALLVAALRGLRELFAFSLNDVELARLAQRAENGLVGANVGIMDQMACSLAAEGEALFLDCRDLTFGRLKLPEDMDLAVLHSGVEHNHAGGDYNTRRAECERACAALGVASLRELSAEDLPRIHALPEPLDRRARHVVTENARVLETVAALRTGELERAGELFSASHASMRDDYEVSIPEVDLLVELAQGRPDVYGARLTGGGFGGSVVLLAQLGQGGVVGEAIRSEYVRRTGQPAVLLTPLPALEGATAPQ from the coding sequence GTGACGTCCTTCCGTGACGTGTTCGGCAGCGAGGTGGAGGTAACGGCTTCCGCCCCGGGCCGTGTCAACCTGATCGGGGAACACACCGATTACAATGGCGGCTTCGTACTGCCCACCGTGATTCCGCAGCGCACCACCGTGCGCCTGGCCCGCCGGGAGGACGGGCAGGTCCGCGCCCACGCCGCGGACCTGGCGCAGGAGGCGGGGTATCTCCTCGGGCAGGAGGCGCAGACCGGTTCGTGGGTGGATTACCTTGCGGGGATCACGCAGGAGCTGACGCGCGCCGGGATAGCCCTAAGCGGCTTCGACGTGCAGGTGACCTCAAACGTGCCCCGGGGCTCGGGGCTGTCAAGCTCGGCGGCGCTGCTGGTGGCGGCCCTCCGCGGGCTGCGCGAGCTGTTCGCCTTCTCGCTGAACGACGTGGAGTTGGCGCGGCTGGCCCAGCGGGCCGAGAACGGGCTGGTGGGCGCGAACGTGGGCATCATGGACCAGATGGCCTGCTCATTGGCCGCCGAGGGCGAGGCTTTGTTCTTGGACTGCCGCGACCTCACGTTCGGGCGCCTGAAGCTGCCGGAGGACATGGACCTCGCGGTGCTGCATTCGGGTGTGGAACACAACCACGCGGGGGGGGACTACAACACCCGGCGCGCCGAGTGTGAGCGCGCCTGCGCAGCGCTGGGTGTGGCGAGTCTACGCGAGTTGAGCGCGGAGGACCTGCCCCGGATCCATGCCCTACCCGAGCCGCTCGACCGCCGGGCCCGGCATGTGGTCACGGAGAACGCGCGCGTGCTGGAGACGGTGGCTGCGCTGCGGACAGGCGAGCTGGAGCGGGCGGGCGAACTCTTCTCTGCCTCGCACGCCTCCATGCGGGACGACTACGAAGTTTCCATCCCCGAGGTGGACCTCCTCGTGGAATTGGCACAGGGCCGGCCTGACGTGTACGGCGCACGCCTGACGGGAGGCGGCTTTGGTGGCAGCGTCGTGCTGCTGGCCCAACTGGGGCAGGGCGGGGTGGTGGGGGAGGCCATCCGATCGGAGTACGTCCGCCGCACCGGGCAGCCCGCTGTCCTGCTGACGCCGCTGCCTGCCCTGGAGGGGGCCACAGCGCCACAGTAA
- a CDS encoding beta-galactosidase, whose product MIQNAHLALGVCDYPEHVPRNRWASYAAQQRALGLSYVRIAEFAWSRMEPRPGEYDWAWLDEAIEVYAAAGLNVVLCTPTAAPPAWLVQQHPDILPHSAGGCPKQFGARRHYDFCSPVFREHSARITRVMAERYGQHPAVVGWQTDNEFGWGDTTHSYSPAAAAGFRAWLQARYGTPEALNEAWGNVFWSMEYTDWAQIGLPNGVVASDPSPSHLLDFFRFSSDMVVEFQEAQVATLRECSPGRWVTHNYMGFFSAFDHYKASACLDFASWDSYPTGTLEALHEWGLGSEDLAVRYARTGHPDVTGFNHDLYRGVTGRPLWVMEQQCGQVNWAPYNPLPADGAVQLWTAQAWAHGADVVSYFRWRAATMAQEVMHSGLLRHDETPDRGHTEVQGLDLSQFPAGDVNARVALLHDYESLWIYNAQKQSAEINYWAQTFLYYRTLRSLGVDVDIVHPDGDLSGYALVVAPALTLVTPERAAHLGEVAQRVPVVFGPRTAFRTPSGRAHEDGQFGPLSGLVGARLLNYDSLRPGMAQRLTGLDGSPHEAARWAEGYRVQDGAVLSQYIGGPLDGQAAAVRRGNVTVIGAHSEGLVREVLTALLEGVGLSPVFLPEGVRLSKRGDVTLVQNWTASPIRWNGLDLPPVGFQVLTPVAEPLPA is encoded by the coding sequence ATGATCCAGAATGCCCACTTGGCCCTTGGGGTCTGCGACTATCCTGAACACGTCCCCCGCAACCGGTGGGCCTCCTACGCGGCGCAGCAGCGCGCCCTGGGCCTCTCTTACGTCCGCATCGCCGAATTCGCCTGGAGCCGCATGGAACCGCGCCCCGGGGAGTACGACTGGGCCTGGCTGGACGAGGCCATCGAGGTCTACGCCGCCGCCGGGCTGAACGTGGTGCTGTGTACCCCCACCGCCGCGCCCCCAGCGTGGCTGGTGCAGCAGCACCCCGACATCCTGCCCCACAGTGCAGGCGGTTGCCCCAAACAGTTCGGCGCGCGGCGACACTACGACTTTTGCAGCCCGGTCTTCCGCGAGCACTCCGCGCGTATCACGCGGGTGATGGCCGAGCGGTACGGACAACACCCGGCCGTGGTGGGCTGGCAGACCGACAACGAGTTCGGCTGGGGCGACACCACGCACAGTTACAGCCCGGCGGCGGCAGCCGGATTCCGGGCGTGGCTCCAGGCCCGCTACGGCACCCCAGAAGCGCTGAACGAGGCGTGGGGCAACGTGTTCTGGAGCATGGAGTACACCGACTGGGCACAGATCGGGCTGCCGAACGGCGTGGTGGCCTCGGACCCCAGTCCGTCGCACCTGCTGGACTTCTTCCGCTTTTCCAGCGACATGGTCGTGGAATTTCAGGAAGCGCAGGTGGCGACCTTGCGCGAGTGCTCGCCGGGCCGCTGGGTCACGCACAACTACATGGGCTTTTTCAGCGCCTTTGACCATTACAAAGCCAGCGCGTGTCTGGACTTCGCCAGCTGGGACAGCTACCCCACCGGCACCCTGGAGGCGCTGCACGAGTGGGGCCTGGGAAGCGAAGACCTGGCGGTGAGGTACGCCCGCACCGGGCACCCGGACGTGACGGGCTTCAACCATGATCTGTACCGGGGGGTCACCGGCAGGCCGCTGTGGGTGATGGAGCAGCAGTGCGGGCAGGTGAACTGGGCGCCGTACAACCCGCTGCCCGCAGACGGCGCGGTGCAGCTCTGGACCGCCCAGGCGTGGGCGCACGGAGCGGACGTGGTGAGCTATTTCCGCTGGCGCGCCGCCACCATGGCCCAGGAAGTCATGCACTCCGGCCTGTTGCGCCACGACGAAACCCCCGACCGGGGCCACACCGAAGTTCAGGGCCTGGACCTCAGCCAGTTTCCCGCCGGGGACGTGAACGCCAGGGTCGCCCTCCTCCACGACTACGAGAGCCTCTGGATCTACAACGCGCAGAAGCAGTCGGCCGAAATCAACTATTGGGCGCAGACCTTCCTGTACTACCGCACCCTGCGTTCCTTGGGCGTGGACGTGGACATCGTTCACCCGGACGGGGACCTGTCGGGGTACGCGCTCGTGGTGGCCCCGGCCCTCACGCTCGTCACGCCCGAGCGGGCCGCACATCTCGGGGAAGTCGCCCAGCGCGTCCCTGTGGTGTTCGGGCCCCGCACCGCCTTCCGCACCCCGTCCGGACGAGCGCACGAGGACGGGCAGTTCGGGCCACTGTCCGGGCTGGTGGGCGCGCGGCTGCTCAATTACGACAGTCTGCGGCCTGGAATGGCGCAGCGCCTCACCGGGCTGGACGGCAGCCCCCATGAGGCCGCGCGCTGGGCCGAGGGTTACAGGGTGCAGGACGGCGCGGTCCTCTCCCAGTACATCGGCGGTCCGCTGGACGGCCAGGCAGCGGCGGTGCGGCGCGGCAACGTGACCGTGATCGGCGCGCACAGCGAGGGCCTGGTGCGCGAGGTGCTGACCGCGCTGCTGGAAGGGGTGGGCCTGTCGCCCGTGTTCCTGCCGGAAGGCGTTCGCCTCTCGAAGCGCGGCGACGTGACGCTCGTTCAGAACTGGACTGCCTCACCCATACGGTGGAATGGCCTGGACCTTCCGCCCGTGGGCTTCCAGGTCCTGACGCCCGTGGCCGAGCCGCTGCCCGCCTGA
- a CDS encoding sensor domain-containing diguanylate cyclase, protein MSSAPLPSDEYARLMDLAHYEVLDTPREEAFDRITRLAARLLNTPVAVINFVDQFRQWGKSATGLGDTTAPRTDSFCAWTILQDVPLVIEDTGADSRFRHNPMVTGAPHIHMYAGAPLKTPAGHNIGTLCVTDDRPHPLSEEDQRALQDLADLVVSELELRAQNLRLSRELEAETRRRQDMQHTLDQARTLEGVSSLMDLDLEPEEVTLAASALLGEALPVDYMGLLLFEEDDLEIKVAYLHPRLPPSALALSDRTQAPLWPASVTRTLRSITAPVYLDDYATHPGALPAFVAGGVKQIAWLPLGLRGGVTTLLMAVRLQDHPVAQWRGSDRSLLEAAGRSVRSSLDRHSVVQTAQQEARRDVLTGLLNRRAFEEDLARWEGGVKRFTLALMDLDGLKTVNDLEGHEQGDKMLRVFASALGAALGSGASAYRLGGDEFVVLGELEEETLLEAVDTAVLAGQQVAQLRGASVGFVQGGEAQGQALVALADKRMYGVKRRRKALRAEPEDVRR, encoded by the coding sequence ATGAGCAGCGCGCCCCTCCCCAGTGACGAGTACGCCCGACTGATGGACCTGGCCCACTACGAGGTGCTGGACACCCCGCGTGAGGAAGCCTTTGACCGCATCACCCGTCTCGCCGCCCGGCTGCTGAACACCCCCGTCGCCGTCATCAACTTCGTGGACCAGTTCCGCCAATGGGGCAAGTCGGCCACCGGCCTGGGCGACACCACCGCCCCCCGCACAGACTCCTTCTGCGCCTGGACCATCCTGCAAGACGTCCCGCTGGTCATCGAGGACACGGGGGCCGATTCCCGCTTCCGTCATAACCCGATGGTGACGGGCGCGCCCCACATCCACATGTACGCGGGCGCACCGCTCAAGACACCTGCCGGACACAACATCGGCACCCTCTGCGTCACGGATGACCGGCCGCACCCCTTGAGCGAGGAGGACCAGCGTGCCTTGCAGGACCTGGCCGATCTGGTGGTGAGCGAACTGGAATTACGCGCCCAGAACCTGCGCCTGAGCCGGGAACTGGAAGCCGAGACCCGCCGCCGTCAGGACATGCAGCACACGCTCGATCAGGCCCGGACGCTGGAAGGCGTCAGCAGCCTCATGGACCTGGACCTCGAACCGGAGGAGGTGACCCTGGCCGCTTCAGCGCTGCTGGGGGAGGCGCTCCCCGTTGACTATATGGGTCTGCTGTTGTTTGAGGAGGACGATCTGGAAATCAAAGTCGCCTACCTTCACCCGCGCCTCCCTCCTTCAGCGCTGGCTTTATCCGATCGGACGCAGGCGCCGCTCTGGCCTGCCAGTGTGACGCGCACCCTCCGTTCCATCACCGCACCCGTGTACCTGGACGACTACGCCACGCATCCGGGCGCGCTCCCCGCTTTCGTTGCGGGCGGCGTGAAGCAGATCGCGTGGTTGCCTCTGGGCCTGCGCGGAGGCGTGACCACCCTGCTTATGGCGGTCCGGCTGCAAGATCATCCAGTTGCGCAGTGGCGGGGCAGCGACCGCTCTCTGCTCGAAGCAGCCGGACGAAGCGTGCGCAGTTCGCTGGATCGCCACAGCGTCGTGCAAACCGCTCAGCAAGAAGCGCGGCGAGACGTCCTCACTGGCCTGCTCAATCGCCGTGCATTCGAGGAAGACCTCGCGCGGTGGGAGGGAGGGGTCAAGCGCTTTACGTTGGCCCTGATGGACCTCGACGGACTCAAGACGGTCAACGACCTGGAAGGCCACGAACAGGGCGACAAGATGCTGCGGGTGTTCGCCTCAGCGCTCGGCGCTGCATTGGGGAGTGGGGCTTCCGCCTACCGGTTAGGTGGAGACGAGTTCGTGGTGCTGGGAGAGCTCGAAGAAGAGACCCTGCTGGAGGCAGTGGATACGGCGGTGCTGGCTGGACAGCAGGTGGCGCAGCTCCGCGGAGCGAGTGTGGGCTTCGTGCAGGGCGGAGAAGCCCAGGGACAGGCTCTGGTCGCGTTGGCCGATAAGCGGATGTACGGGGTCAAACGTCGTCGCAAAGCCCTTCGCGCTGAACCCGAGGATGTGAGGCGGTGA
- a CDS encoding bifunctional 3,4-dihydroxy-2-butanone-4-phosphate synthase/GTP cyclohydrolase II encodes MSLSPVSELLAALRAGRPVILVDDEGRENEGDLLMPAATATPGWINFMAREGRGLICVTLTPERAQELDLAPMVGRSTDPNATAFTVSVDHVSNSTGISAYDRSATIAALIDPAAQASDFRRPGHIFPLVARPGGVLRRAGHTEAACDLARLAGFAPAGVICEIMGDDGEMSRLPDLLTFGNTHGLLVGSIEDLIAYRMQHDPFMVRVAEADLPTEHGDFRIVGFEDSVSGAEHVALVMGNVTEDPLLVRVHSECLTGDGFHSLRCDCGPQRDAAMRAIAEEGRGILIYLRQEGRGIGLLNKIRAYALQDGGADTVEANVQLGFPADARDFGIGAQMLHLLGARQLRVLTNNPRKLHSLGGFGLKVVGRVPLHAGHSHHNAHYLATKHSKLGHLT; translated from the coding sequence GTGAGCCTCTCTCCCGTTTCGGAGCTGCTCGCCGCGCTCCGCGCGGGGCGGCCCGTGATCCTGGTGGACGACGAAGGACGCGAAAACGAGGGAGATCTCCTGATGCCCGCCGCCACAGCCACGCCCGGGTGGATCAACTTCATGGCGCGAGAAGGGCGTGGCCTGATCTGCGTGACCCTGACCCCCGAACGTGCCCAGGAACTCGATCTGGCGCCGATGGTGGGGCGCAGCACCGATCCCAACGCCACCGCCTTTACCGTGAGCGTGGATCACGTCAGCAACTCCACGGGCATCAGTGCGTATGACCGGTCAGCCACCATCGCCGCTTTGATTGACCCCGCCGCTCAAGCCAGCGACTTCCGGCGTCCTGGTCACATCTTCCCGCTTGTGGCGCGGCCCGGTGGGGTGTTGCGCCGCGCTGGACACACCGAGGCCGCGTGCGACCTCGCCAGACTCGCGGGATTTGCGCCGGCTGGAGTGATCTGCGAGATCATGGGAGACGACGGCGAGATGAGTCGCCTGCCGGATCTGCTGACTTTTGGAAACACCCACGGGTTGCTGGTGGGTTCCATCGAGGACCTGATCGCCTACCGCATGCAGCACGACCCCTTCATGGTGCGGGTCGCCGAAGCGGATCTGCCCACCGAGCACGGCGACTTCCGCATCGTGGGCTTCGAGGACAGCGTCTCGGGTGCAGAGCACGTCGCGCTCGTCATGGGGAACGTCACGGAGGATCCACTGCTGGTGCGCGTTCACTCCGAATGCCTCACGGGAGACGGATTTCACTCCCTGCGCTGCGACTGCGGCCCGCAACGCGACGCGGCCATGCGGGCGATCGCGGAGGAAGGCCGCGGCATCCTGATCTACCTGCGGCAGGAAGGGCGCGGCATTGGCCTGCTGAACAAGATTCGCGCGTACGCCCTGCAGGACGGGGGCGCGGATACGGTAGAAGCCAACGTACAGCTCGGCTTCCCCGCAGACGCCCGTGACTTTGGGATAGGCGCGCAGATGCTGCACCTGCTGGGTGCCCGCCAGTTGCGGGTCCTGACCAACAACCCCCGCAAGCTCCACAGTCTCGGCGGCTTCGGTCTCAAAGTGGTCGGGCGTGTCCCCCTCCACGCCGGACACAGCCACCACAACGCGCACTACCTCGCCACCAAACACAGCAAACTCGGTCACCTCACCTGA
- the galT gene encoding galactose-1-phosphate uridylyltransferase, with product MTNVLSFHRQHCIKPDGRSLWLYGRQAVALHGPVPSPSPDPVHATPQLRWHPLRREWVIYAAHRQNRTFLPPDGHNPLAPSVDPEHPTELPQGEYDVAVFQNRFPSLSLSAPGPAPLPGANPSAGTGACEVVVFTQDPTLSLHGLPAEHVKLLIDVWADRTSELGAQDRIQYVLPFENRGVEVGVTLHHPHGQIYAYDHVPPLQARTLEAAHEHLSTHGEPWATTFLREELESGLRVVSQNGGAVAVVPPFARYTYETWLLPKRSAARLSDLDDDERLHLAALLKETLARMDALFGVRMPYLMTVHQAPTDGLPHGEWPLHIELYPALRAPGKLKYLAGTELGAGVFANDALPEIKAQELRGVTL from the coding sequence ATGACCAACGTTCTGAGCTTTCACCGGCAGCACTGCATCAAGCCTGATGGACGCAGCCTCTGGCTGTATGGCCGCCAGGCGGTGGCCCTACACGGCCCCGTGCCCTCTCCCAGTCCCGATCCCGTTCACGCCACGCCGCAGCTGCGCTGGCACCCGCTGCGGCGGGAGTGGGTGATCTACGCCGCGCACCGGCAAAACCGCACGTTCCTGCCTCCGGACGGCCACAACCCGCTTGCGCCCAGCGTGGACCCCGAGCATCCCACCGAGTTGCCCCAGGGCGAGTACGACGTCGCCGTCTTTCAGAACCGCTTTCCCAGCCTGAGCCTCTCGGCCCCCGGGCCCGCCCCGCTGCCCGGCGCGAATCCCAGCGCCGGAACGGGCGCGTGCGAGGTGGTGGTCTTTACCCAGGACCCCACCCTCAGCCTGCACGGGCTGCCAGCGGAGCACGTCAAGCTCCTCATCGACGTGTGGGCAGACCGCACCTCCGAGCTGGGCGCGCAGGACCGCATTCAGTACGTGCTGCCCTTCGAGAACAGGGGCGTGGAGGTGGGCGTGACCCTGCATCACCCCCACGGGCAGATCTACGCCTATGACCACGTGCCGCCTCTCCAGGCCCGGACGCTGGAAGCGGCCCATGAACATCTTTCCACCCACGGTGAGCCCTGGGCCACCACCTTCCTGCGCGAGGAACTGGAAAGCGGCCTGCGCGTGGTGTCGCAAAACGGGGGCGCGGTGGCGGTCGTTCCGCCCTTCGCGCGTTACACCTACGAGACGTGGCTGCTTCCGAAGCGGTCCGCTGCACGTCTCTCGGACCTCGATGATGACGAGCGCCTGCACCTCGCGGCGCTGCTGAAAGAAACGCTCGCCCGCATGGACGCCCTCTTCGGCGTACGGATGCCGTACCTCATGACGGTCCATCAGGCCCCCACCGACGGCCTGCCCCACGGGGAATGGCCGCTGCACATTGAGCTCTACCCAGCCCTCCGCGCGCCCGGCAAGCTGAAGTACCTGGCCGGAACCGAACTGGGCGCGGGCGTGTTCGCCAACGACGCCCTGCCCGAAATCAAGGCCCAGGAACTGCGCGGGGTGACGCTGTGA
- the ribH gene encoding 6,7-dimethyl-8-ribityllumazine synthase: MQRIEAHLMATDLRIAIVNTRWNHFIVDRLVEGAETAFVQHGGTSENLTLVTVPGAFEVPLVAKKLAESGRYDAVVCLGAVIKGSTDHYDFVAGNAASGMARVSLETGVPVAFGVLTTDTLEQAIERAGTKAGNKGAEAVLAVVETANLLKKL; encoded by the coding sequence ATGCAACGCATTGAAGCGCACCTGATGGCCACTGACCTCAGGATTGCCATCGTCAACACGCGGTGGAATCACTTTATCGTGGACCGCCTGGTCGAAGGAGCCGAGACGGCCTTCGTACAGCATGGAGGGACAAGCGAGAACTTGACCCTGGTGACGGTTCCCGGTGCCTTCGAGGTGCCTTTGGTCGCCAAGAAGCTCGCGGAGAGTGGCCGTTACGACGCGGTGGTCTGCCTGGGCGCGGTCATCAAGGGCTCGACCGACCATTACGATTTCGTGGCGGGGAATGCAGCCTCCGGCATGGCGCGCGTGAGCCTGGAAACGGGCGTGCCCGTCGCCTTCGGGGTACTCACGACTGACACCCTCGAGCAGGCCATCGAGCGCGCGGGAACCAAGGCGGGCAATAAAGGAGCGGAAGCTGTACTGGCCGTGGTCGAGACGGCCAACCTGCTCAAGAAGCTGTGA
- a CDS encoding carbohydrate ABC transporter permease, whose product MIRAAPEKSYHAPGIRLQGLGKPLRRVLLHALLVPLALLFLAPLYLMLVFSTHDQSVLFGPTSPLTFGRHFLDNFRELQAQTNYLRNLWNSVAISVLYTAFSMLITSMGGYAFAKYRFRGSKWLFGLIFATLTIPTFVTIIPQFVMVAREMHLTNTYWAVILPSLANTLGLFYMRQAFQAVPDDLLNAARIDGAGDFRTFWQIALPVVRPSLAALGIVLFLSSWNDYLWPLIVLGSKDAQTMPVALGSLVGLTSTAWGAIMVGTVIATVPFLIVFMLLQRHFIAGIAGGSIKD is encoded by the coding sequence GTGATCCGTGCGGCCCCCGAGAAGAGCTACCACGCCCCGGGCATCCGTCTTCAAGGCCTCGGAAAGCCGCTGCGCCGCGTGCTCCTTCACGCCCTGCTCGTGCCCCTGGCGCTGCTGTTCCTCGCGCCGCTGTACCTGATGCTGGTGTTCAGCACGCATGACCAGAGCGTCCTCTTTGGGCCCACCTCGCCGCTGACTTTCGGGCGGCACTTCCTCGACAACTTCCGGGAACTCCAGGCACAGACCAACTACCTGCGCAACCTCTGGAACAGCGTGGCGATCAGCGTGCTGTACACCGCCTTTTCGATGCTCATCACGAGCATGGGCGGCTACGCCTTCGCCAAGTACCGTTTTCGTGGGAGCAAGTGGCTGTTCGGCCTGATTTTCGCCACGCTGACCATCCCCACCTTCGTGACCATCATTCCGCAATTCGTGATGGTGGCCCGCGAGATGCACCTCACCAACACCTACTGGGCGGTGATCCTGCCCTCACTGGCGAACACGCTGGGGCTGTTCTACATGCGCCAGGCGTTCCAGGCGGTGCCGGACGATCTGCTGAACGCCGCACGCATCGACGGGGCGGGCGACTTCCGCACCTTCTGGCAGATCGCGCTGCCCGTGGTCCGGCCCTCACTGGCGGCGCTCGGCATCGTGCTGTTCCTGTCGAGCTGGAACGACTACCTGTGGCCGCTGATCGTGCTGGGCAGCAAGGACGCGCAGACCATGCCGGTGGCGCTCGGCTCGCTCGTCGGCCTGACGAGTACCGCCTGGGGAGCCATCATGGTGGGAACCGTCATCGCCACCGTGCCCTTCCTGATCGTTTTTATGCTGCTGCAGCGCCACTTTATCGCTGGCATCGCGGGCGGCTCCATCAAGGACTGA
- the ribD gene encoding bifunctional diaminohydroxyphosphoribosylaminopyrimidine deaminase/5-amino-6-(5-phosphoribosylamino)uracil reductase RibD, which yields MHTGIYPPDEVFMHRALGLAAHGLGRTAPNPPVGCVIVQGEQVVGEGFHPQAGQPHAEVFALRQAGDRAKGATAYVTLEPCSHSGRTPPCASALVAAGVSRVVIAALDPNPQVSGRGAERLRAAGIPVTLGVMTDEAVKQQAGFRSLTVRGQPWVVYKYAMTLDGRTAAVSGDSRWVSGEAARALVHGWRDHLDAIAVGSGTLITDDPLLTAREVPGGRDPRPVIFDRRGRTPLAARAVRPGAVLVTAPETETSHLEAAGVHIVRAHDLPGAMTGLGALGITTLLLEGGATLAGAFLAADLIDEVRVFVAPKLLGLGQSSLAAPHPTTMGQARDLTDVNVTPVGQDVLIQGYLHAVPELEALPATAQFA from the coding sequence ATGCATACTGGTATTTACCCCCCAGACGAAGTGTTTATGCACCGGGCCCTCGGGCTTGCCGCGCACGGGCTGGGCCGCACTGCGCCCAATCCCCCGGTTGGATGCGTGATCGTGCAGGGCGAGCAGGTGGTCGGCGAAGGCTTTCATCCGCAGGCGGGTCAACCTCACGCGGAGGTGTTCGCCCTACGGCAAGCGGGCGATCGTGCAAAGGGCGCCACAGCGTACGTCACGCTCGAACCTTGCAGTCATTCTGGCCGTACCCCCCCTTGCGCAAGTGCCCTGGTCGCGGCGGGCGTGTCACGGGTGGTCATCGCCGCGCTCGACCCAAACCCGCAGGTCAGTGGCCGCGGCGCAGAGCGCCTGCGCGCCGCTGGCATTCCGGTCACGTTGGGCGTCATGACGGACGAAGCGGTCAAGCAGCAGGCAGGGTTTCGCAGCCTCACCGTTCGGGGGCAGCCCTGGGTGGTCTACAAGTACGCCATGACCCTCGATGGGCGGACCGCGGCCGTCTCCGGCGACAGCCGCTGGGTCAGCGGTGAGGCGGCCCGGGCACTCGTTCACGGGTGGCGGGACCACCTGGACGCCATCGCGGTGGGAAGCGGAACGCTGATCACCGACGACCCCCTGCTCACGGCGCGGGAGGTGCCTGGCGGGCGGGATCCGAGGCCCGTCATCTTTGATCGCCGGGGCCGCACGCCGCTCGCCGCTCGGGCGGTGCGTCCCGGCGCGGTCCTCGTCACCGCGCCGGAGACGGAGACCAGCCATCTGGAGGCGGCAGGTGTGCACATCGTGCGCGCCCATGACCTGCCTGGCGCCATGACCGGCCTGGGAGCGCTCGGCATCACCACCCTGCTGCTCGAGGGTGGTGCCACCCTGGCTGGTGCGTTCCTGGCTGCAGACCTGATTGACGAAGTCCGCGTCTTCGTGGCGCCCAAGCTGCTGGGCCTGGGGCAAAGTTCGCTCGCTGCGCCTCACCCCACAACGATGGGTCAGGCGCGCGACCTGACGGACGTGAACGTCACGCCGGTGGGTCAGGACGTGTTGATCCAAGGGTACCTGCATGCGGTTCCGGAGCTGGAAGCGCTGCCGGCGACCGCTCAATTCGCTTGA
- a CDS encoding transposase, whose translation MIYESGFHTAMTRGYGRAHHTRRAVASVPRNWGRNQTLVCALQASGPFAPLILDGAVNGVSFEWYVRESLFPALTPGQVVVLDNLSAHHRAPIRTHIEARGCMVLFLPPYSPDFNPTQGMFSKVKALVRAREWRDRTALLQGVWDALNAVSLRDVFGWFTHAFPEIF comes from the coding sequence CTGATTTACGAGAGCGGCTTCCACACGGCCATGACCCGAGGCTATGGTCGCGCGCACCACACACGGCGTGCGGTCGCTTCCGTCCCCCGCAACTGGGGACGGAACCAAACCCTCGTATGCGCGCTGCAGGCGAGTGGTCCCTTTGCGCCCCTGATCCTGGACGGTGCTGTCAACGGCGTGAGTTTCGAGTGGTACGTCCGAGAAAGCCTGTTCCCAGCTTTGACCCCAGGACAGGTCGTCGTACTTGACAATCTCTCGGCACATCACCGTGCCCCCATTCGGACGCACATCGAAGCCCGCGGCTGTATGGTCCTGTTCCTGCCTCCCTACAGCCCCGACTTCAACCCGACCCAAGGCATGTTCTCTAAGGTCAAAGCCCTCGTCCGTGCCCGTGAGTGGCGAGACCGGACCGCTCTGCTTCAGGGGGTATGGGACGCTCTGAACGCCGTTTCGCTACGAGACGTTTTTGGCTGGTTCACGCACGCCTTCCCCGAGATCTTCTGA
- a CDS encoding riboflavin synthase: protein MFTGIIEQTGRVTRAVEQNGHLTLSITPERLWPDLDPGESVAVSGTCLTVTGWDRESFTVDLSRETLAKTAPRWTQGSAVNLERAMSASSRFGGHVVSGHVDGVAEVLEVREEPGAYTMRVRAPQHLAKFLVPKGSVTADGVSLTVVDVGGPGGSRPDLAPDEFTLWLVPHTLEVTTLHTWQVGTRINLEADQMAKYVERLILMRGSGAPRTAPEPRPQEVIQ from the coding sequence ATGTTTACAGGCATCATTGAACAGACCGGCCGCGTGACGCGCGCCGTGGAACAAAACGGCCATTTGACCCTGAGCATCACCCCGGAGCGCCTGTGGCCCGACCTCGACCCTGGGGAGAGCGTCGCGGTGAGCGGCACCTGCCTGACGGTGACAGGCTGGGACAGGGAGAGCTTCACCGTGGACCTGTCGCGCGAGACGCTCGCCAAGACCGCCCCGCGCTGGACCCAGGGGTCGGCCGTGAATCTGGAACGGGCCATGTCGGCCTCGTCCCGCTTTGGAGGTCATGTGGTCAGCGGGCATGTCGACGGCGTGGCTGAGGTGCTCGAGGTCCGGGAGGAACCCGGGGCGTACACCATGCGGGTACGCGCACCTCAGCATCTCGCCAAGTTCCTCGTGCCCAAGGGCAGTGTGACGGCCGATGGGGTGAGCCTCACTGTGGTGGATGTGGGCGGCCCGGGTGGCAGCCGGCCCGACCTGGCTCCTGACGAATTTACGCTCTGGCTGGTTCCGCACACGCTGGAAGTCACGACCCTGCACACCTGGCAAGTTGGCACTCGGATCAACCTCGAAGCCGATCAGATGGCCAAGTACGTCGAACGGTTGATCTTGATGCGCGGCTCGGGAGCGCCGCGCACTGCTCCCGAGCCGCGCCCGCAGGAGGTGATCCAGTGA